TCCGAAGTCGAAATCGAGCCACGAGACGGCACCACAGAGTGCGGCCACGAGACAGCCGAAAAGCGCCGTCGGGAGTCCGACGAGGACCGCGACGTTCAACGCGACCACCGGGCCGAGCAGCGTCAGGATCGCAAGCGTGCTCCACACGCCCCCGAAGGCGTCACCCTGCTGAGAGAACGTGACGATGCCGTAGCGGTCGAGATCGGTCAGGGTCATCCGCGTCCGGTCGGGCGAGACGGTCGCGCCCGAGACGGTCCGTTCGACCGTCATCCCGTCGGGCGCGACGACGGTGAGACGGTCGGCACCGAGCCCCTCCAGAGAGCGGTAGCCGTAGCGTTCGGTGAACGCACCCGAGCGGAGCGTCCCGCCGACAGCGGGCTCGGCGAACTCCGGATCACGGTAGCGAAGCGTCAGAACGCCGTCCGACGAGACGTTCGATCCCAGGAGTGTCACGTCCCACATCGCCCGATCGGCGATCGCCGTCCGCAGGCTCTCGTTGGCTCGGAGCCGCTCGGCCGCGGGCTCTCGGAGCGTGTTTCGCACGGTCCAGGTCGCCGTCCCGTTCTCGGCGACCCGCACGGTCGCGGTACTCTCGACGACGGTCGCCTCGACACCGTGTGCGCCCGCGGTCTCGGCGAACGTCTCGCCACAGGCGTCACAGAGGGGACGAGGCGGCGGCGCACCGATCGCGGGGGCGACAGCGAGCGTGGTCGACGCGAGGAGGACGAGGCCGACGACGGCGACGAATCTGCGGGAGGGCATATTCTGACATCCGAACGAGGGGGTCAATAAAGTACGGGACGGTCAAACGGAGATTCGACAGACCGACGACGACCGGGCCACGCGATCGACACCCGTCGGCACATCTAGGGGAACGGGTGGTGTGGACGGTCGAGTCGCGGTTCGAAGCCGAGTTCGGTCGGGACCGTCTCCGCGCGCTCGCCGAAGAAGGCGTCGCCGAGGAACAGCGGCTGGGCCTCGGGCACCAGCACGCGGACGCCCTCGAAGCCGAGTTCGTCCAGATCTCGCGTCGTCGTCCGCGTCGCGTACGGCGTCAGCCCGGCCTCCGAGAGCGCTGCGACGAGGGCGTCCAGTTCGGCCTCGCCGTCGTCGACGGCGTCTGGACCGACCGCCTCGGCCGGGATGGTCTGGTCGTACGCCAGCAGATCGACGGCTCGCTCTGGCTTGTCGGCGTACTCCCCGATCGCGCCGCTCGCCTCCGCGGCCTGTTCGGGGCCCATGCTCCGAAGCTCCATCCAGTTCTGGAGCGCCTCTTCGAGCGCGCCGAGAGCGGCCTGCTCGGGGTCGAGATCGGCCGCCGAGCCGATGGCGAAGCTGGGCCACTCGTCCCGGTGGACGGCGACGGCGACGACGGGCACGTCCACGTCCTGTGTCAGCAGCAGCGGCGTCACCGTCAGTCCCTCCGACGCGGCGCGGTCGTACAGCGTCCCGAACACGTCGTCGTCGACGGTCAGCCCCAGCGGCTCGAACGTCGAGTACCACGACAGCATCGCCGCGTCCCGTTCGATCACCTCGTAGAGCCCGGCCAACAGCGCCTCACAGCCCGACGAGCCCAGTCCCAGCCCGGTCGTCAGGGGCGGACGGACGCGGGACTCGGTGGGCGGGTGAAAGACGAGCTCGGCGGGCACCAGCGCCGACTCGTCGGTCGCGAGGTTCCGGGCATCGATCCAGTCGAGTTCGGTCGTCGCGTCCGCGTCGGCGTCGTCGGGCGCGACGAAGGCCTCGGGCGCGACCGCGTCGTCCAGCGACGCCGCCGTGGCGGTCGTCGTCTCCGCGGCCGTGTACACGCCGGCAGCGTAGCGCTCGTAGGACTCCCCCAGCGCCTTCATGAACGCACCGTCCCAGTCGGCCGCGACGCCGGCGGCCTGTCGCGGGGCCGTGACAGCGCTGAACCCCGACGTGTCGGTGAGCTGTGCGAGGTAGTACGGTGCCGGGAACGACTCCGCCTCGCCGACCTGCTGGACGATCCCCACGCGGTCGTCCAGCGCTCGCTCGGCGCGTTCGAGCGCCTGCTCGATGTCGACCGCGGCGTGCGCGCGATCGATCGTCGTGTCGCGCTCGCCGCCACACGAACAGCCCGGCAGCGGGAAGAAGCGGCGTTTCTGACGGGGTAGCTCGACGACGTGTCCCAGCACCGACGACCCGGCCGCTCCGGGTTCGTCGGCGAGGTAGTCGGCGACGGCCGCTCCGGCGACCGCACCGGCGACACGGCGCGTCGCCGGGCCGGGTTCGTCGACGCCGTCGGCGGCCGCCGTCGTGTTGGCTTCGACGCGACCACGGAGGCAGTCGTAGCACTCCCGGTCGGGATCGAAGCCGGCGATCGATGCCGGGACCGTCGGCTGGCCACCGATACCGCCGAGCTCGACCGCGATCCAGGGCGTCGCGCCGTCGAGGGCCTGCTCGCTGGCGGTCTCGAACGTCGCCGCCCCGGTCTCGCCGACGACGACCGCGAAGTCGGCGCTGTCGACGGCAGGCGCTTCCCGGTGGTCGATATCCACGTCGAGGTCGTCGAGTGTCGCGAGAAGGGTGTCTGTCGCCGGTCCACTCCCCACAACGTCCACTACCGTACCCATGCCGGCGAGTAACAGTAGTCGGGGTAAAAAAGCCTAGGAGGCGATAATGCCCTGCGCGACGCTCGCGAGCTCGTCACTGTCGACCGACTGGAGCCGCTCGTCGCCAAGCATTAGCCGGAGCCGCGGCCGGCCCACGTCGATGGGCACCTTTTCCGTGTCGATCAGGCCCATGTCTTCGAGAGTCGTCTTGGTGCGGGAGAACGTCGCCTTGCTCGCCAGGCCGATGTCCTCGCCCCACTTGCTGATGTCGTAGAGCAGTTCGCCGTTCTTGGCGGCGACCAGCAGACTGATCGTCACCTCGTCGAGCCCGTCGCCGTCGCCGCGTGCGGTCTGGAGCGAGGCGAGCACACCCTCGAAGTCTGCGGCCGTCTCGGGACCGATGTCGGACTCCAGCGTGTCCATCACGCGGGACATCGCTGGCGTCCGCAGCGAGTAGCTGTCGGCGCGGTCCCACTCGTCGTCGTAGAACGACGAGATGTCGTCGAGGAACGCGTCCTCGTCGGACGTGAGTCCGGCGACCGCGTCACCGGCGTCGATGAGCGACACGACGCTCTCGGAGCCGATCAGCAGCGAGTGGTTCGGAACGTCGTCGAGGATCTTCAGCTCCAGCACGTCGGCCTCGATCAGGTCCGCGGCCGTGCTCGCGACGATGAAGTCGCCCATCTCGTCTTTCAGGGCGCGGTTCTCCGCGAGCAGGCGGACGGCGGGCGGATCCTCGTGTTCGTCCAGCACCGAGACGAGTTCCGAAAGCGTTTCTCTAGAGGGATTAACAACTGTGAGCGAACTGTCTTCACTGTCCAGTGCTTCGGACAGCACAGTTCTTACGTCGTCTTCGAGTAGGTTCGAGCGCATGCTTCTGTTAGACTACTACGATTTTGTCATATTTAATTTTACTGGCCGACTGCGATTGAATTCGTCTGCAGAGATAATACTGCCACGCCGTCAAGACATAATTGTTGCCGGTACCGATTGGGGGACAATGACAGACGGAGGGGCCACGTCGGCGGGCGAGCGACGAACGCCCGAGCGCGGAGCGTCCCCGTGAGCGATCAGAGTTCGTCGACCAGTTCCTCCGACCAGTGGAAGTCGCCGTCGTAGATCACGGGCAGGGACTTCGCGGCGAGGACCTCGCGCAGCTCCGCCCCGCTCACGGTCTTCTCCAGCGTGTCGCCGTTGAGAATCTCCCTGCCGTCGAAGGGGAGGTCGTACCGGTCCCCGTTGGACTGGGCCGTCAGCATCTCGCAGCTGACAGTGTAGCCCCCTCCCGTCTCGGCGATCTTGACGACGGCGGGCTGTTTGGGACTGGGCAAGAGCGCGTACGTGCCGTCGCCGACGACGGCGTAGTCTTTCCCCATCATGATCCGCCGACGGGCGAGCTGGAGCGCCCGCTCGATGCTGAAGCCGTGGACGAGCAGCCGCGCGAACGCGGTCCCGACCTTCGCGGCCTGCTGGTCGAGCACTTTCTTGAAGGTGACACCGCCCGCGATCGAGCCCCGCTCGACCAGCGAGAGCCCCTGGTCGTAGGAGCCACAGGCGTTGAGGAAGAACGTCTGCGTGTTCGACTCCTCGATCTCGG
Above is a genomic segment from Halomicrobium sp. LC1Hm containing:
- the tbsP gene encoding transcriptional regulator TbsP → MRSNLLEDDVRTVLSEALDSEDSSLTVVNPSRETLSELVSVLDEHEDPPAVRLLAENRALKDEMGDFIVASTAADLIEADVLELKILDDVPNHSLLIGSESVVSLIDAGDAVAGLTSDEDAFLDDISSFYDDEWDRADSYSLRTPAMSRVMDTLESDIGPETAADFEGVLASLQTARGDGDGLDEVTISLLVAAKNGELLYDISKWGEDIGLASKATFSRTKTTLEDMGLIDTEKVPIDVGRPRLRLMLGDERLQSVDSDELASVAQGIIAS
- a CDS encoding YcaO-like family protein, whose amino-acid sequence is MGTVVDVVGSGPATDTLLATLDDLDVDIDHREAPAVDSADFAVVVGETGAATFETASEQALDGATPWIAVELGGIGGQPTVPASIAGFDPDRECYDCLRGRVEANTTAAADGVDEPGPATRRVAGAVAGAAVADYLADEPGAAGSSVLGHVVELPRQKRRFFPLPGCSCGGERDTTIDRAHAAVDIEQALERAERALDDRVGIVQQVGEAESFPAPYYLAQLTDTSGFSAVTAPRQAAGVAADWDGAFMKALGESYERYAAGVYTAAETTTATAASLDDAVAPEAFVAPDDADADATTELDWIDARNLATDESALVPAELVFHPPTESRVRPPLTTGLGLGSSGCEALLAGLYEVIERDAAMLSWYSTFEPLGLTVDDDVFGTLYDRAASEGLTVTPLLLTQDVDVPVVAVAVHRDEWPSFAIGSAADLDPEQAALGALEEALQNWMELRSMGPEQAAEASGAIGEYADKPERAVDLLAYDQTIPAEAVGPDAVDDGEAELDALVAALSEAGLTPYATRTTTRDLDELGFEGVRVLVPEAQPLFLGDAFFGERAETVPTELGFEPRLDRPHHPFP